Below is a window of Leucobacter chromiiresistens DNA.
CTCCCGACGCGGAGATCGCGGAGGGCGACGCGTTCTCCGTCGCCGGCGTGGAGCTGACGGCGCTGCACACGCCGGGGCACTCGCCCGGATCGACCTCGTTCTCGGCGCCCGGCCTCGGCGCGGTCTTCACCGGCGACACCCTCTTCCAGGGCGGCCCCGGCGCCACCGGCCGCTCGTTCAGCGACTTCCCGCTCATCATCGAGTCCATCCGGGGCAAGCTGCTGACGCTGCCCGCGGAGACGGTCGTGTACACGGGCCACGGCGACACGACGACCATCGGCGACGAGGCGCCGCACCTCGAGGAGTGGATCGCTCGGGGGCACTAGCACGCGGTGCGTGACGGGGTGTGACGCACACCGTCGCGCGCTGCGCGCCCGGTGTGGTGGACTCTCGACATGAGCATTCCCCGCCTCCTCGACCACATCGTCATCGCCGGCCCCGACCTGCCCGAACTCGTGGACTGGTTCGCCCGGCGCACCGGCGTCACCGCAGCCCCGGGCGGCGCGCACCCGACCGGAACCGCGAATGCGCTCGTCGCCCTCACCGTGGCCGGCGCGCGGGGTCCGCAGTACATCGAGCTGATCGGGCCGGATCCGGATCGCGACGACGCGGCGCTCCCCACCACGTTCGGCATCGACGCGCTCGACGGCCCCAGCGTGCAGGCGTACGCGGTGCACCCCGTCGACATCGACGCCGTCGTCGCTCGGGCCCGCGCGCACGGATTCGATCCCGGTGACGTCTGGGGGCTGTCGCGGCGCACCCC
It encodes the following:
- a CDS encoding MBL fold metallo-hydrolase; the protein is MAARIERLVTSGTFSLDGGTWEVDNNVWIVGDDDEVIVIDPAHSAAEVSEAVGGRRTVAILLTHGHDDHIRAARETAERLGAPLHLHPADAMLWETVHETAPDAEIAEGDAFSVAGVELTALHTPGHSPGSTSFSAPGLGAVFTGDTLFQGGPGATGRSFSDFPLIIESIRGKLLTLPAETVVYTGHGDTTTIGDEAPHLEEWIARGH
- a CDS encoding VOC family protein, producing MSIPRLLDHIVIAGPDLPELVDWFARRTGVTAAPGGAHPTGTANALVALTVAGARGPQYIELIGPDPDRDDAALPTTFGIDALDGPSVQAYAVHPVDIDAVVARARAHGFDPGDVWGLSRRTPAGDLLEWRLTGAAADRLDVPFLIDWGTTPQPGTGDLPVIELVSFVREETDPAALQHALDALGLGDGAAGLVAGPRARYRLALRRADGGVVEF